From the Mangifera indica cultivar Alphonso chromosome 10, CATAS_Mindica_2.1, whole genome shotgun sequence genome, one window contains:
- the LOC123227589 gene encoding myb-like protein X — MIKRSPSRNQRSKGVRVKHVLQIFLLLGVCFWLIYQVKHSHDKKREFDEKGSKVSVKAQSDDEILKLGRKDLPKLPEVGKNEKHEEEEEDAVEEEENKPEEEQKEIRMHVDEDQEEAKHEEDEQEDEENKHQDDGEGANKQEEELEEETKNEETEEDRRGGEDEEMDEQDQERTEVDGDREDEFLDEEKEREGDGDDKENEEEVDGKENEDEGDDKESEEKDSQVENENSSDDHDNEGDTNSHVAREEHYKADDASSAVSHDNQITITETDKASLENSNENRNILEEGDKSNNNEKSNEVQNSTELKSGEGEVAGSGSLLNATTTEEEVHGTRLNDPENSLVLNARTNLTETGTETSNNSTGSSTQITVLSLQSEIKTTLVSNQTQDAAVDGATNLEAHDLQTTVSEHAENSNTVSDGNQSNSTETRNANVALEDTFNNSNPALSEKTMGTNTTVVGEVSSGSLATKEMTNAAQNETINSGGESGGTNETSHSSSMNRTGDNETNESTNGMRDAHRDSRSSETNGSTIETVDAAKEDPIDSSDFSIIPDEKESHMDLETLPDIRANVDHNEEAAAE, encoded by the coding sequence ATGATCAAGCGGTCACCAAGTAGAAACCAAAGATCTAAAGGAGTGAGGGTAAAACATGTTTTGCAGATTTTTCTGCTACTTGGTGTTTGTTTTTGGTTAATCTACCAAGTAAAGCATTCTCATGATAAGAAGAGGGAATTTGATGAGAAAGGCTCAAAAGTCTCGGTTAAAGCACAAAGTGATGACGAGATCCTGAAACTGGGGAGGAAGGACCTTCCTAAATTACCGGAAGTTGGTAAGAATGAGAAGCAcgaggaagaagaggaagatgcTGTGGAGGAGGAAGAAAATAAGCCTGAAGAGgaacaaaaagaaataagaatgCATGTAGACGAGGATCAAGAAGAAGCAAAGCATGAAGAAGATGAGCAGGAAGATGAAGAGAACAAGCACCAAGATGATGGGGAAGGAGCAAACAAGCAAGAAGAGGAACTAGAAGAGGAAACTAAGAATGAAGAGACAGAAGAAGATAGACGGGGAGGTGAAGATGAGGAGATGGATGAACAAGATCAAGAAAGAACAGAAGTTGATGGTGATCGTGAGGACGAATTTTTagatgaagagaaagagagagaaggagaTGGTGATGATAAAGAGAATGAAGAAGAGGTTGATGGTAAAGAGAATGAAGATGAGGGTGATGATAAAGAGAGTGAAGAGAAAGACAGTCAAGTAGAAAATGAGAATTCATCTGATGATCATGATAATGAGGGTGATACGAATTCTCACGTGGCAAGAGAAGAACATTATAAGGCAGACGATGCTTCTAGTGCTGTTTCCCATGATAACCAAATTACAATAACAGAGACTGATAAGGCAAGTTTGGAAAATTCAAATGAgaatagaaatattttagaagAGGGGGATAAATCGAATAATAATGAGAAAAGTAATGAGGTTCAAAACAGTACAGAGTTAAAGTCAGGAGAAGGTGAAGTGGCTGGAAGTGGTAGTCTATTGAATGCAACTACTACTGAAGAAGAGGTTCATGGCACTAGATTAAACGACCCAGAAAATAGCTTGGTTCTAAATGCAAGAACTAATTTGACTGAAACAGGTACAGAAACAAGCAACAATTCAACTGGATCAAGTACCCAAATTACTGTTCTTTCTCTGCAGAGTGAAATAAAGACTACATtggtttcaaatcaaactcaagatGCAGCAGTGGATGGTGCAACTAACTTAGAAGCCCATGACCTTCAAACCACTGTATCAGAACACGCCGAGAACTCTAACACAGTTTCTGACGGCAATCAATCAAACTCTACTGAAACCAGGAATGCAAATGTAGCCTTGGAAGATACCTTCAATAATTCAAACCCTGCTCTATCAGAAAAAACCATGGGCACAAATACGACAGTTGTTGGAGAGGTCAGCTCTGGGTCTTTAGCAACAAAGGAGATGACCAATGCTGCTCAGAATGAAACAATAAATAGTGGTGGTGAATCCGGTGGAACAAATGAAACCTCACACTCTTCCTCAATGAACAGGACTGGGGACAATGAAACTAATGAAAGCACAAATGGAATGCGGGATGCGCATAGGGACAGTAGATCAAGTGAAACAAATGGTAGCACAATTGAGACTGTAGATGCGGCTAAGGAAGACCCCATTGATTCTTCAGATTTCTCAATTATCCCTGACGAGAAAGAATCTCATATGGATCTGGAAACTTTGCCTGACATCAGAGCAAATGTGGATCACAATGAAGAAGCAGCGGCAGAATAG
- the LOC123227592 gene encoding uncharacterized protein LOC123227592, with amino-acid sequence MDPCPFVRILVGNLALRFSGSSKSSWDCYCKIKLKDFPDQGAQIPLVKGQNLAEEPYLSPLSNSIAACFSFSKSQIENILQNNKGCSSKSSTLKIDVYSGGNSTSCVAVDKLLGRVFVPLDLRGAESKPSIVHNGWVAIGGNKKASSPELYLTVKTEPDPRFVFQFDGEPECSPQVFQVQGSVKQAVFTCKFGFRNSGGDRPRLSMKEGEKDQSSKERKGWSITIHDLSGSPVAMASMVTPFVPSPGSDRVSRSNPGAWLILRPGNCTWKPWGRLEAWRETGFSDAVGYKFDLFQDAPTTTTSVTSTLANSLLSSTKGGKFIIDTTTNLCATPDTSPNSSVDFGSGSRCGSGSGSDFSFYLFPMYRGFVMSSTVGKVSKPELEVGVQHVTCTEDAAAFVALAAAVDLSMDACRPFSQKLRKELRRQSHQSVV; translated from the exons ATGGATCCGTGCCCGTTCGTGCGGATTCTTGTAGGCAACTTAGCTTTGAGATTCAGTGGTTCTTCTAAGTCGTCATGGGACTGTTACTGTAAAATCAAGTTGAAAGACTTTCCTGACCAGGGAGCTCAAATCCCTCTGGTCAAGGGGCAAAACCTGGCTGAAGAACCCTATCTTTCTCCTCTGTCGAACTCTATTGCCGCTTGTTTTAGTTTCAGCAAGTCTCAGATCGAAAATATCCTTCAGAATAATAAAGGCTGCTCGTCGAAAAGCTCCACTTTGAAGATCGATGTTTATTCCGGTGGGAACAGTACGTCGTGTGTGGCGGTGGACAAATTGTTAGGGCGGGTTTTCGTGCCTCTGGATCTACGTGGAGCCGAGTCTAAGCCTTCCATCGTCCACAACGGCTGGGTGGCTATCGGAGGGAACAAGAAAGCGTCGTCCCCGGAATTGTATCTTACTGTTAAAACTGAACCCGACCCGAGATTTGTTTTTCAGTTCGACGGCGAGCCGGAGTGCAGTCCACAGGTTTTTCAGGTTCAAGGAAGCGTTAAACAGGCTGTCTTCACTTGCAAGTTCGGGTTCAGAAACTCCGGCGGCGACAGACCCAG ATTATCCATGAAAGAAGGCGAGAAGGATCAATCTTCCAAAGAGAGAAAGGGTTGGTCGATTACAATCCACGACCTTTCAGGTTCCCCAGTTGCAATGGCGTCAATGGTGACACCGTTCGTCCCGTCTCCCGGGTCGGACCGGGTCAGCCGTTCCAACCCGGGCGCCTGGCTCATCCTCCGCCCTGGAAACTGCACATGGAAGCCCTGGGGCCGTCTCGAGGCCTGGCGGGAAACAGGATTCTCCGACGCTGTCGGATACAAGTTTGATCTTTTTCAAGACgcccccaccaccaccacctctgTCACCTCAACCCTCGCCAACTCCCTTCTCAGTAGCACAAAAGGCGGCAAGTTTATAATCGACACGACTACCAACCTATGCGCAACCCCAGATACAAGCCCAAATAGCAGTGTCGATTTCGGATCAGGGTCACGTTGCGGATCCGGTTCAGGATCCGATTTCTCGTTCTATTTGTTTCCTATGTACAGAGGTTTCGTGATGTCTTCGACGGTGGGCAAGGTTAGTAAACCGGAACTGGAGGTGGGGGTGCAGCACGTGACATGCACGGAGGACGCTGCCGCATTCGTGGCACTGGCGGCGGCGGTGGATCTGAGCATGGATGCATGTAGGCCGTTTTCTCAGAAACTAAGGAAGGAGTTGAGACGGCAAAGTCATCAGAGTGTCGTTTAG